ATCTGTTTCGGAAGTAGATCCGCTTTACAGAATAATTATCCTTGTGCCCCTTGGTTGTGGCCGATACTTCGTGACGGCACACCGCATTGTGCTCGTAATAACACTTCCAGCCCAGGCGCCACGCCCTGATCGACATTTCCTGGTCTTCGCCATAATAAGGATTGAACATTTCGTTGAAGCCGTTGATCGCTTTCAACTTGCGCGTATCCATCAATGCGATAGCTCCCGAAAGGTAAAATGTCGGGGTCAGCGTATCGGAATCTTTCAGATAGAAGAAATTGCTCGGCTTGATTTTTCTGCCCAGGATCTTGGGAGAACGTGCCGCATCCAGGATGTTGTCATCTTCCATGCCGATAATCCTTCCCATTACACCAAAAGTGTCTTCCAGCTCAAAGTATTTGTATAACTTCTCGAAGTAGCCTTCTTCCAGGGTAACGTCGGTATTCAGCAGAAAAATCAGATCGTTTGTTGCTTTTCGGATTCCGAGATTGCAGGTGTTTGCAAACCCGGAATTTTTTTCCTTGCGGATGATCGTAATATCGTTGCCATAATGTTCTTCCAGATAGGATACCGAATCGTCCTTAGAAGCGTCGTCAACCACGATAATCTGAACATTTGGCCCGAGTCCTTTCAATATTTTGTAGTTGTTCTCAAAATACTTTTCGAACAGATGTTTCCCGTTATAATTCGGAATAACTACGGAGATGCTTCTCATTTAATCTTACAGTTTTAGTGTAGGGTATATAGTGTTTCGATAGCGATTTCATTAATGTTGATGGATGTTAATCAGACAGGCGGGCTGTTTCTCAAACGCACCTCGCTTTGTTTCATTGTCTCTGGCACTCGTCGAGCAATCGTTAAATAATTGAACCATCATAAAAAGTTATCCGGCCTTCTCACGAAAAGCATATACGCCGCACTGTTTGCTGGCCGGTTTCAGGAATGAGTTGATCAGATTTTGATTCGAAAATTTTCGGAAAAATTAAATCTGTCAATAGTGAAGAGAAGGGGATAATTTAGGAACGCAGCAATGTTTGTAATGTTAGCAAACCGATTTCCTGTATTATTCAAACACATAACTTGATTTTTTCTGTTTTGATGTTCTATACGAGAAAAATCAGGGGTTTGTAGCAGGCAAGATCTGAAAAATCGATCGTTATTCATACTCTTAAAACTCAAAGTAAAATTTTCATGGCTAATATTCTCACTTATGTATGCTAGGATACGGGGTCGCCGGAAAAGGTTGGAAATTCGGGTTGGAATTTGTTGGAAATATCTCCGGAATGGTCGGCATTTCTGTCGAAATGCTTCATTATCAGGAGGTAAAAACTTACATTTTGGGCAACAAAGTTTTGTGATGTGTGAAAAAAAATACTCAACCAAAACAGCAGGTTTAAAAGTGAGTTTAATTGACTTCGTCTTTCAACTTTTTCAGGAGCGTCTTTGTTAAACGAAATAACCAGCCCAATTACTGCGAGCTGCGATTTTTGTCCGAATACCAAAACCACCTGAAAATGGTCAATCCTGAACTGCGTTTCGAAGCAAGCGAAATACCTTCTTTTACCACCTATAAGGCAGCTGCATCCGTTGCAGATCATGTAGCCCGCCATTTTGAGAGCCATTACCAGGCCGTAAGCCGCTACTACGAACAGGACCTGGCCCCGCGGCCGGACGCGCGCACGATTGAATCCATTATCGATACAACTTTTTGGGCAAGCCTGCGCAAGGAGGAGGGTAGGTCTCCGAAAGTGTCAATTGCATTCCTCTCCCCCGAAGATGCAGAGCATCCGCTTATTTTCGCCGAAAAACTACCTTTTACTGCCAATACACTTACAAAGCTGGCCCCGGCTGTCGAGCGGTCGGGAATTCATCTGGGCGTCTGGCCAACTGCCGAGGGACTTTGCATTTGGGGCACTACCAGGGTAATTCCCGGCTTGTGCTTTGTGCTGGAAGTGATAGAGCCCGGGATGCTTGTGGTTAAACACCGCCGGGTTGATGGCTTTGGTAAATTTGTCAATGTGGCTGTTTTGAAGGGTGATCAGGTAAAGGTTGTCAACGAGGAAAGCGGTAAGGACCGTGATTGCCCGTCGGTCGTTAATTCTATGATGGGCTTTAAGTCGCCTACCTTATGGAACAACTCGCCCAACCTATTAGTACAGCTTGCAGTTTCTATGCGGAGCCACGAACGGGGTGGTATTTTGCTGGTAGTGCCTACCGGAAAGGAAAAATGGCGGAAATCGATCATTCATCCGATCACCTATCAGGTCGAGCCTTCATTTTCGGAGCTTGCCGAGCTCTATAAAGGTTATCTGGAAGAGCCCAATCCACTTACCTGGCAAACGCAATTTGCCTCAGCGATCAATAATCTGGCCGGATTAACTGCCGTGGATGGTGCGACCATTATTAACGATCAATATGAACTGCTGGCTTTCGGGGCGAAGATCGGGCGGGCTGCGGATGGCATACCAGTTGAGGAAATAATTATGACCGAACCTGTGATCGGTAATGTAGGCATGGTGGTACATCCGGTTCAAACCGGGGGGACGAGGCATTTGTCGGCGGCGCAGTTTGTCTACGATCAGCGCGATGCCATTGCGTTGGTCGCCTCTCAGGACGGGCGTTTCACAATCTTTTCCTGGTCTTCCTGCGAGGGAAAGGTTCAGGCGCACCGGGTTGATGCATTACTTTTGTAAAGTTCAATTAAACAGTTCCAGTTGTTCCGGATCTCTTGGCCTGCGGCTGCGGACTTCGGGTTCGTGGAAATTAGACAGTGAAATACCCAATAATCTGACGGGTTTCCCGCTCATTTCAACTTTACCCAGCAGGTTTTTTGCAGTGTCGATAATTGAATCAATGTCGGTCACTGCTTCGTTAAATGATTGGTTGCGCGTGATCTGGGTGAAATCGCTGAATTTTACTTTTAGGGTCACCGTCCGGCCCTGCAGCTGATTTTTTTGGAGTCTGTTGAAGACGATTTCGCCTATTCTGTCCAGCTCTTTGTGCATTTCTTCAGTCGTGATCAGGTCGTAGGTGAAGGTATCTTCGGCACCCAGCGATTTTGTTTCCCGGTGCGTTTGTACCAGCCGGTCGTCCAACCCTCTCACGATTTTGTAATAGAAATGGCCCGTTTTCCCAAAACGCCTCACCAGCTCTTCTTCACTTAACTTTTTGAGATCGGCACCTGTGAATATGCCCATTCCCTTCATTTTATCCGCAGTCACTTTCCCGACACCGTGAAATTTTTCTACCGGAAGGCTGCTCATAAAGCTTTCGATTTTCGAAGGGCCTATGAAAGTCAATCCGTCTGGCTTATTGAGGTCGGAGGCAATTTTTGCAACAAATTTATTAACTGAAACCCCTGCCGAGGCAGTCAGATTTAGTTCTGTACGGATTGCATTTTTGATCAGAGTGGCAATTTCCATGGCAGAACCGATATTGAGCTTGTCTTCGGTAACATCCAGATAGGCTTCATCGAGCGAGAGCGGTTCGATCAGGTCTGTATACCGGGAGAAAATTTCGCGGATTTTTTTGGATACGGCCTTGTAAACATCAAAGCGGGGATACACGAAAATAATATGAGGGCAAAGCTGGATTGCCTTGCGTGACGACATGGCCGACCTCACACCGAATTTTCTGGCCTCATAGCTCGCAGTGGCGACCACACCCCTGCCGGTCGGAGAGCCACCTACGGCAAGTGGCTTTCCCCGGTGTTCGGGAAAGTCACGTTGCTCCACAGATGCATAAAAAGCATCCATATCGATATGAATGATCTTTCTTTGCGACGCCGACATAGCTGGAATTTGAGTGTACTGGAATAGCTTTACTGGTTAAAAACAAATTAAATAACTTACAATTCGCATCATTTAAGGTTTTTTTTACGTAATCACTATTGATTTCGCCATTTGTAAACTTAAGCGCCTGACTTCTATCAACTGTTCCGACCTAAATAATGCGACAAACTATACGTTCTGCCAAATATCTGCTGCTCCTTTTCGCTTTTGCTTTTAATTTTCTTCCCGCAACCGCATACGCCCAGGAAAAATGCGGAACAATGGGCCTGCTTGACAAACGATTCAACGATCAGCCAGCACTCAAACAGACATTTGAGCAGCGAAATGCGCGTTTAAAGGAAGTTATCAATGAAAGGTTAAGGACTGGGAAATCTTTGAGAACAGCCGCCGATAATGTGATACCAGTGGTTTTTCATGTGGTGCTCAGTAATCAGTCGCAGGTAACGAACGCACAGATTCTGGCCCAGCTTGACACGATCAACAAAGATTACCGGGGGACGGAGGACCAGTTGGCAAAAGTGCCGTCCTATTTCAAATCACTTTTCGGACAATCAGGTATTCAGTTCTGTCTTGCCCAGAGAACGCCTGACGACAAGCCTACGACCGGAATAGAGCGGGTTACAACTACCCGTAATGCTTTCGACTATACTACTAACCTGGTAAAGCACGCCGAATCGGGCGGATCGGATGCATGGGATCCGGATCGTTACCTTAACATCTGGATCTGTGACCTTTCAGGTGGAATACTGGGCTACGCAACTTTTCCTGATGACGGCGTGCCCGACGAACAGGGTGTTGTGGTAGATTATTCGAGTCTGCCCGGCGGAAATTTAGCCGCTTATAACGGTGGAAAAACCCTCACGCACGAGCTTGGCCACTATTTTAATCTGTTTCATATCTGGGGAGACGACAATGATACCTGCGCCGGAGACGATGATATCGCTGATACGCCGAGGCAACAGGGTAGTACCTCCATTTGTCCTACCGGCATTGAAACTGACCAGTGCACCCCCGGTGGAAGCGGAATCATGTATCAAAACTATATGGATTACACGCCGGATAACTGCCTGCTGATGTTTACGAGGGAGCAGGTTGCCGCAATGGAAGCAGCGCTGCTTCGAAACCGGGTTTCTTTGCTTTCATCAAATGCCTGCACGCCGGTTAATTTAAAAAATAAAGACGCTTCCATTCAATCCATTACGCAGCCGGAGCAACGGCTTTGCGACAATACATTTACCCCGCAGGTTATTCTGGAAAACCGTGGGGCTGAAACACTTACTTCCGTAACTATCCGGGCTGTCATTGATGATGGTACAGAAAGAAGTTACACCTGGACGGGCTCGCTGGCTACCTTTGCGAAAGCAACCGTAACATTGTCGGAATTGGAAGTGGCGGAAGGCAATCATGTGCTGCGTATCTCCACCTCCAACCCGAACGGGGCCGCCGATGAGGATCCTTCCAACGACGCAGCTTCCCTTGATTTTATCTACTACGAGCCTGTCGATGCGCCGGTGACCGAAAGTTTTGAAAGCTTGTTCCCCCCGACGGGCTGGGATATTGTCAATGCAGACAGGGGTACAACCTGGGAGAAAACAACGGAGGCAGCTAAAACAGGCAGTGCGTCTGTCCGTATTTCGAACTTTGAAAACGAAGTTACAGGTGAGCGGGATTACCTGCGGATGCCGGTTGTGAATATCGCCGGAACCGATTCCGCATTCGTGTCATTCCAGGTTGCGGCGGCAACAAACACAAATTCTTCACAGCGTAGTGTGTGGGACACTTTGCAGGTCATGATCAGTACAGATTGCGGACTGTCTTATACAAGTGTTTACAGAAAATGGGGATCTAGCCTGGTGACCAGGAGCGGAGCGACGCGCGTGGCATTTGCGCCCAATGCAAGCGAATGGAGACGCGAGGAGATTGATATCAGTGAGTTTATCGGGCAGGGCAAGATCCTGGTTGCATTTGTTAACTCCGGTGGGAACGGAAACAATATTTTCCTGGACGATATCAATCTGAGGACAGTCACAATCAATCCAAACCTGAAAGAAGCCGGGTTTCTGGTGACGCCGAATCCGACAGACGGAATGGTTTCGGTTCAGTTCTATCCGCATCCCGAGCGACTCAAATCGGTCTCAATCCTGACGGTCGGAGGGAAAAAAATTGCCGAAAAAGTGGCAACGGAGGAAGTAAGTACCAATGTTTATGATTTCGATCTCGCGAATTACCCTTCCGGATTATACATTGTCAAAGCGGAATTTGAAGACAGGGTACTGACAAAAAAGATTATCAAGAACTAAGCAAAAAAATAGCCGGAACGAACTCCGGCTATTTTTTTTACTTAATATATCCTTTTGACAATCACTTTACTATTGGTCTGCGTGATTGCGAATTCCTTTGCGTTCTCGTTTGCAGGGGCAATAAAGATCTGTTTTTTCTTCTTCCCGTCGGTACTGACCCAGTTCGCGGAATAAATTTCGGGGAGTCCTCCGGTGTAAATGGGGTGGTTATCAGACAGCATAAAAACTTCTTCCTGTTCGTACGCGAGTTCGAGATCGCTTCCCTCAATTACATCGCAAATAATCTTCAAACCACCCGAATCACCGTCAACCAGGCCTTTTATTCTTGCCTTTCCGTAGAAAGGATCTTCTTCAAATTCCCACCGAACGTAATATTCAATGACGTTTCCTATCTGAGAATCAATATAATCGGCGGTAAGCAGTTGTTCCTGGCGCATGTGGTATTTGTTTTCTTTAATCCTCTAACAGAAGAGCAATGTAATCCCAAATAAGAGATGGGAGTTTAGCAAATGTAATCGGAACCTTATTGTTTCCAAAAATAATGGCGAGCGTTTCACCAATATTTCTGAAACTACAAAATACATACCGCATACATTGAATTGCCTGCACAAATTTCCTGCATATAGTTACGACAGTTAGTTGACGGCGGATTGTTTGTCTTTGCCGGAAAATGACGACTTGCGGTCTCAAACCGGCTTTTTTATCACCGCTGGAAACATAGCGGTACGATTTTTGTCGTGGCCGTTTAACTCAATAATCTTTTCGGGACCATGTCCTTCCACTTAGCCAAAAATCAATATGCAAAAAACTCGACGATTAAGTGGGCGTAGAACCGTTTCGGGCACGCTCACTTTTCTGAGGATTGGTTTGGTTCTCCTGCTGCTATTCTTTTTTCTAAAAACAGACGTTTACGCACAACAGGTGATTCCAGATTCAAGCCGCAAGGCCAGGCCGGACACTACGATCGCACCGGTCATTAAACCCGCAACTGATACCCTTCCCAAAACTAAAATACCAGCTGACTCGATCAAAACGCCGGCAGACTCAGCAAACAAGCCGGCCACCGGTACCGTCCCCGGGAAAAGCTCTCAGAACTTTGATCCGCTGGTCAAGCCTTCAACCCCTCCCGATACAACTCAAAAACCTGCTGTCGCCACAGATACCACAGCCACTCCCACGGCACGGCCCGACAGCCTTAACCTGAAACCTCAGACAGGTAACGCAGTCCCTCCTCAGCCAACCCAGCCAGCCAGCCAACCCGCCGCACAACCGGCCGACAGTGCAGTTGCAGGCCAGGATACGCCCGAGCTGGGGCCTGACGCAAAATCTATAAAAGGAAAGGTTATTGATGAAAAAGGCTCAGGATTGCCCGGAGTGAGTGTTTTGGTAAAAAATACGAAGATACAGGCGATCACCGAGCCGGACGGTACTTTCCAGATGAAGGTACCTGCGCAAGGTGCGATACTGGTTTACAGTTTCATCGGTTTTTCAACTAAAGAAACGCCCGTGGGCAACCAGACTCAGTTCAATGTACAGCTGCTGCCGGAGTCGAAAGCATTGAAAGAAGTGGTGGTAGTGGGGTACGGAGCACAAAGCAAGCGTGACCTGGCCAGCTCCACTTCAAGGGTAGCTTCAACAGAGTACAAATCGGCTGTCATCAATACTGTCGATCAGGCGATCCAGGGCAGGACCACCGGGGTGCAGGTTACCGAAACTTCCGGTGAACCGGGGGCAGCTTCTGTTGTCAGGATACGGGGTAACAACTCTTTGAGCGGCAACAATGAACCGCTTTACGTAATCGACGGCTTTCCAATGCCCCCATACCGGGAAGCTGGCGCCAACTTCACGGGCGCATATTCGCAAAATGGCTTATACGGTATTAATCCCAATGATATCGAAAGTATGGAAATCCTCAAAGACGCCTCGGCAACCGCAATTTACGGATCAAGGGGCGCGAACGGGGTAGTTTTGATCACAACCAAATCTGGCAAGCGCGGAGAAGGCAGGGTGGAGCTTGTGAACAAGACTTCTTTCGGTACCGTATCGAATCCGATTAAAATGATGAATTCCAGGCAGTATGCCGAGATAATCAACGAAAGTTACGCGCTGACAGACCGTAATCCGCCGTTTGGAAACCTCGATAGTGCGTTCACCAACACGGATTGGGTAGCTGCTATTACCCAGCCGAGTTTCAGGGAAGATATTACGCTGAGCTTATCTGGAGGCGGCGAGAAATCTTCGTATTATATCTCAGGTAATTACTTGAAGGAAAAGGGTACGATCGTGAATTCGGATAATAACAGGGCGAGTTTGCGCGTCAACCTTAATAATGAAATCAATAACTGGTATAACGTAAAAGGACAGTTTTCTTTCAGCCGCCAGAAGACAAACCGGGCGGTCACGGCTTCCCGTGCCTGGCCGAGTTCAGGAGGGTTAATGGACGGACTGCGGGCTGCGCCTACATTGGAACTGGATTACCTGGGAAACAACAGTATGGGTATTCCCAACTATTCAGGGTTCTATTTCTCCAATCCCCTGAATGAGCTGATGTCGAAAACGGACGTAACGCAAAGTGATTATTCTATCCTGAATGTGGAGAATTATTTCAAATTGGCGGAAGGCTTGCAGCTGGTGGTCAGCCTGGCCGGAAACCAGAATCTGACGAGAAGAAAAGTATTCTTGCCTCCGTCCACTGCGGAAGGAAATGCTGTGAAGGGAAAAGGCAGCAACAATACTTCCAATACATACAGCTATAATGTGAATGCTTACCTGCAGTATGAAAAAACGTTCAAAAAAGACCATT
This Dyadobacter sp. UC 10 DNA region includes the following protein-coding sequences:
- a CDS encoding putative sensor domain DACNV-containing protein, with the translated sequence MTSSFNFFRSVFVKRNNQPNYCELRFLSEYQNHLKMVNPELRFEASEIPSFTTYKAAASVADHVARHFESHYQAVSRYYEQDLAPRPDARTIESIIDTTFWASLRKEEGRSPKVSIAFLSPEDAEHPLIFAEKLPFTANTLTKLAPAVERSGIHLGVWPTAEGLCIWGTTRVIPGLCFVLEVIEPGMLVVKHRRVDGFGKFVNVAVLKGDQVKVVNEESGKDRDCPSVVNSMMGFKSPTLWNNSPNLLVQLAVSMRSHERGGILLVVPTGKEKWRKSIIHPITYQVEPSFSELAELYKGYLEEPNPLTWQTQFASAINNLAGLTAVDGATIINDQYELLAFGAKIGRAADGIPVEEIIMTEPVIGNVGMVVHPVQTGGTRHLSAAQFVYDQRDAIALVASQDGRFTIFSWSSCEGKVQAHRVDALLL
- a CDS encoding SusC/RagA family TonB-linked outer membrane protein, with the translated sequence MQKTRRLSGRRTVSGTLTFLRIGLVLLLLFFFLKTDVYAQQVIPDSSRKARPDTTIAPVIKPATDTLPKTKIPADSIKTPADSANKPATGTVPGKSSQNFDPLVKPSTPPDTTQKPAVATDTTATPTARPDSLNLKPQTGNAVPPQPTQPASQPAAQPADSAVAGQDTPELGPDAKSIKGKVIDEKGSGLPGVSVLVKNTKIQAITEPDGTFQMKVPAQGAILVYSFIGFSTKETPVGNQTQFNVQLLPESKALKEVVVVGYGAQSKRDLASSTSRVASTEYKSAVINTVDQAIQGRTTGVQVTETSGEPGAASVVRIRGNNSLSGNNEPLYVIDGFPMPPYREAGANFTGAYSQNGLYGINPNDIESMEILKDASATAIYGSRGANGVVLITTKSGKRGEGRVELVNKTSFGTVSNPIKMMNSRQYAEIINESYALTDRNPPFGNLDSAFTNTDWVAAITQPSFREDITLSLSGGGEKSSYYISGNYLKEKGTIVNSDNNRASLRVNLNNEINNWYNVKGQFSFSRQKTNRAVTASRAWPSSGGLMDGLRAAPTLELDYLGNNSMGIPNYSGFYFSNPLNELMSKTDVTQSDYSILNVENYFKLAEGLQLVVSLAGNQNLTRRKVFLPPSTAEGNAVKGKGSNNTSNTYSYNVNAYLQYEKTFKKDHYLNSTLGVEYNDQTVEFVNTTGSGYDVPFFGIDNIGSAQSQAIGSFKEKRILQSGFLRANYSFKGRYVLNSSIRIDGASAFAANNKYGIFPSVALAWNLDQEEFMKGVTFISNTKFRGSWGETGSQAIGPYSSLSQYGSGFYEMGPQGDGAVINTGIFPNTIANPNLSWERTRQLNLGVDFNTAKDRLVLSFDYYNKVTSDLLQPRRVPTQAGVSTIIDNYGTMRNRGFELSIQGNIVQKKNVTFSTRVNLSRNVNTLVDLGERTQSDFVSLNGNLLGGVMGVLTPGEEVGRFFGFKVAGLTQTTDFDADGNPTFATFEGPRPAGSKGTPIYGAWIYEDVNKDNIITADDRAVLGKSTPDFTFGWSNDLTWKNFAVNALFTGSVGNDVLNLTNFYIMNGVVEYSGVGFNQSEEWYNKRYTESNPHNDPKYPGIQRGIPSGDINSTMLEDGSFMRLKMLSLSYTFPCLGPVQNPRLFVTGTNLWTLTKYTGFDPEVSSYAQSLLQQGIDYGAYPTQRSYTIGFSCNF
- the dinB gene encoding DNA polymerase IV — its product is MSASQRKIIHIDMDAFYASVEQRDFPEHRGKPLAVGGSPTGRGVVATASYEARKFGVRSAMSSRKAIQLCPHIIFVYPRFDVYKAVSKKIREIFSRYTDLIEPLSLDEAYLDVTEDKLNIGSAMEIATLIKNAIRTELNLTASAGVSVNKFVAKIASDLNKPDGLTFIGPSKIESFMSSLPVEKFHGVGKVTADKMKGMGIFTGADLKKLSEEELVRRFGKTGHFYYKIVRGLDDRLVQTHRETKSLGAEDTFTYDLITTEEMHKELDRIGEIVFNRLQKNQLQGRTVTLKVKFSDFTQITRNQSFNEAVTDIDSIIDTAKNLLGKVEMSGKPVRLLGISLSNFHEPEVRSRRPRDPEQLELFN
- a CDS encoding M43 family zinc metalloprotease — protein: MRQTIRSAKYLLLLFAFAFNFLPATAYAQEKCGTMGLLDKRFNDQPALKQTFEQRNARLKEVINERLRTGKSLRTAADNVIPVVFHVVLSNQSQVTNAQILAQLDTINKDYRGTEDQLAKVPSYFKSLFGQSGIQFCLAQRTPDDKPTTGIERVTTTRNAFDYTTNLVKHAESGGSDAWDPDRYLNIWICDLSGGILGYATFPDDGVPDEQGVVVDYSSLPGGNLAAYNGGKTLTHELGHYFNLFHIWGDDNDTCAGDDDIADTPRQQGSTSICPTGIETDQCTPGGSGIMYQNYMDYTPDNCLLMFTREQVAAMEAALLRNRVSLLSSNACTPVNLKNKDASIQSITQPEQRLCDNTFTPQVILENRGAETLTSVTIRAVIDDGTERSYTWTGSLATFAKATVTLSELEVAEGNHVLRISTSNPNGAADEDPSNDAASLDFIYYEPVDAPVTESFESLFPPTGWDIVNADRGTTWEKTTEAAKTGSASVRISNFENEVTGERDYLRMPVVNIAGTDSAFVSFQVAAATNTNSSQRSVWDTLQVMISTDCGLSYTSVYRKWGSSLVTRSGATRVAFAPNASEWRREEIDISEFIGQGKILVAFVNSGGNGNNIFLDDINLRTVTINPNLKEAGFLVTPNPTDGMVSVQFYPHPERLKSVSILTVGGKKIAEKVATEEVSTNVYDFDLANYPSGLYIVKAEFEDRVLTKKIIKN
- a CDS encoding glycosyltransferase family 2 protein, coding for MRSISVVIPNYNGKHLFEKYFENNYKILKGLGPNVQIIVVDDASKDDSVSYLEEHYGNDITIIRKEKNSGFANTCNLGIRKATNDLIFLLNTDVTLEEGYFEKLYKYFELEDTFGVMGRIIGMEDDNILDAARSPKILGRKIKPSNFFYLKDSDTLTPTFYLSGAIALMDTRKLKAINGFNEMFNPYYGEDQEMSIRAWRLGWKCYYEHNAVCRHEVSATTKGHKDNYSVKRIYFRNRYYMHHLHLHGADLNLYHLQVILSDVLPSILTLQFYKAEAYLDFLRNMNELKQRKTAFKRQMRTYKSNLGINDIIENIQIMLKYKQVVKL